A region of the Paraconexibacter algicola genome:
GACGCCGTGACCGACCAGGTCACCGCGGTCCTCGCGCCGATCACCGGCGGCGGCGCGGCGACCACCTCCCCGAGCCCCACGGCGACCCCGACCCCGACGCCGACCCCGGACCCGGCTCCGGTCTCGATCCCGGCGGTCGGCGTGGTCCTGCGCGACACCCCGGCGTACCGCGCCACGCTCTCCCGGCCCACCGTGGCCGCCGGTCGCGTACGCCTGCAGGTCCAGAACGCGGGCGAGGATCCGCACGACCTCGTCGTGCTGCGCGACGAGGACGGCAGCGGCGCGGCGATCTTCCCGCTGACCGCGCCGAGCACGACGCGGACCTCGACCGTGACGCTACGCTCGGGCACGTACACGCTCTTCTGCACCCTGACGGCACCGGTCGTCCACAGGGACGCCGGCATGCGCGCGACGCTGGTCGTCTCCGACTGACGCGCCAGCTACGGTGCAGGGGTCCCGCACACCCCGTCCCTGGAGTCCGCCCCCGTGGCCTACCCGATCACCTTCGAGGCCGACGTCGCCGAGCGCCGCAGCCGCCTGACCACCTTCTTCCGCGCGCTGATGGTGATCCCGCACCTGCTCGTGCTGCTCGTCTACGGGCTCGTCGCGGTGTTCACGATCGTCGGCGCCTGGTTCGCGCTCGTGATCACCGGCCGCTACCCCCAGGGCCTGTACACGTTCAACAGCGGCGTCCTGCGCTACATCACGCGCGTCTACGCGTACATGTACCTGCTCACCGACGCCTACCCGCCGTTCGGCACCGGCGAGAGCACCGACTACCCGGTCCGGCTCGCGATCGCCCCGCCCCAGCCGCAGTACAGCCGCCTGAAGGCGCTGTTCCGGATCATCGTCGGGATCCCCGTCCTGATCATCAACTACGTGATGAACCTGATCCTCGGCTTCGTCACGATCATCGCCTGGTTCTGGATCGTGATCACCGGCAAGGAGTCCAAGGGCCTCCACGCCGCGCTGTCGTTCACGCTCTCCTACAACGCGAAGGCCAACGGCTACTTCTACCTGCTGACCGAGCGCTACCCGCCGTTCAGCGACGACGACGCCGGCACCCTGACCGCGGCTCCCGCGGGCGGCCCGCTGGACCCGCCCGCCCCCGCCGGCCCGTCCACGTCGCTGGGCTCCGACATCGGCCTGCCGGACCTGCCGCCCCCGCCGCCGCGCGAGGACGGCCCCAGCGGGCTGACCAGCGGCGACCCGCTGCGCTGAGCCCCACCGCCCGATGAGCGATCCCGCGGCGGCGCCGCCCGTCCTCTGGTCCCCGTCCCCGGAGCGCGTCGCGCGCGCGGCGCTCACGCCGTTCGCGCGCTGGGTGCAGGAGACCCGCGACGTGCCGGTGACCGCCGACTACCACGCCCTCTGGCGCTGGTCGGTCGACGACGTCGGCGGGTTCTGGGCGGCGATCTGGGAGTACTTCGACGTGCAGCACGACGGGAGCGCCGAGCCCCCGCTCGGCCGCGCGACGATGCCGCACGCCGAGTGGTTCCCCAACGCGGCGCTGAGCTTCCCCGAGCACGTCTTCCGCGGCAAGGACCCGGAGGCGCTCGCGCTGCAGCACACCTCCGAGCTGCGCCCGCTGGACGCCTGGAGCTGGGGGGAGCTGCGCGAGCGGACCGCCCGGATCGCCGCCGGCCTGCGCGCGCTCGGCGTCGGCGAGGGCGACCGCGTCGTCGCCTACCTGCCGAACCTGCCGGAGACCGTCGCCGCGTTCCTCGCCGTGTCCTCGCTCGGGGCGATCTGGTCCTCCTGCTCCCCGGACTTCGGCGCGCGGTCGGTGATCGACCGCTTCGCCCAGATCGAGCCGACCGTGCTGCTCGCGGTCGACGGCTACCGCTACGGGGGCCGCGACTTCGATCGCGTCGCGACGCTCGCCGGCCTCCAGGAGGAGCTGCCGACCGTCCGTCACACGGTCGTCCTGCCCTACCTCTCCCCCGCGCCCGACCTCGCGCCGCTGCGCGACGCGACCGCATGGGACGACGCCTTCCCCGCCGGTCCGGCGGCCGCCGACCTGACGTTCGCGCGCGTGCCGTTCCGCCACCCGCTGTGGGTGCTCTACAGCTCCGGGACGACCGGGCTGCCGAAGCCGATCGTGCACGGGCACGGCGGCATCCTGCTGGAGCTGCTGAAGAAGCAGCACCTGCACCTCGACGCGCAGGCCGACGACCGCGTCCTGTGGTTCACCACGACCGGCTGGATGATGTGGAACTTCCTCGTCGGCGTGCTGCTGACCGAGGCGTCGATCGTGCTCTTCGACGGCAACCCCGGCCACCCGGATCTCGGCGTGCTCTGGGACGTCGCCGAGCGCACCGGCACCACGACCTTCGGCACCGGTGCCGCCTACCTCGCCGGCTGCCTGAAGGCGGGCCTGCACCCGGGCGAGGGCCGCGACCTGTCGGCGATCCGCGCCGTCGGCTCGACCGGCTCCCCGCTGTCCCCCGAGGGCTTCCAGTGGGTCTACGACGAGCTCGGCGCGGACACCTGGCTGTTCTCCACCAGCGGCGGCACCGACGTCTGCACCGCGTTCGTCGGCGGCGTCCCGACGCTGCCCGTCCACCTCGGCGAGCTGCAGGCCCCGTCGCTGGGCTGCAAGGTCGAGAGCTGGGACGAGGACGGCCGGCCGCACGTCGGCCGCGTCGGCGAGCTCGTCCTCACCGAGCCGCTCCCGTCGATGCCGGTCGGCTTCTGGGGCGACGAGGACGGCTCCCGCTACCGCGACGCGTACTTCACGTACTTCGACGTCGACCCGCCGGTCTGGCGGCACGGGGACTGGATCGAGCTGACCGAGCGCGGCACCACGATCATCTACGGGCGCAGCGACTCGACCATCAACCGCGGCGGGATCCGCATGGGCACCAGCGAGATCTACCGCGCGGTGCTCGCGCTCGACGAGATCGTCGACGCGCTGGTCGTCGACGTGCCCGGCCGCGAGGGCTTCCCCGACGGCTGGATGCCGCTGTTCGTCGTGCTGCGCGAGGGCGCCACGCTCGACGACGACCTGATCGGCCGGATCGCCCGGCGCGTGCGGGAGGACTGCTCCCCGCGGCACGTGCCCAACGAGGTCCACGCGATCGCCGAGGTGCCGCGCACGCTCAGCGGCAAGGTCCTCGAGGTCCCGGTCAAGCGGATCCTCATGGGCGAGGCGCCCGACCGGGCCGCGAGCCGCGACTCGCTCGCCAACCCCGCCGCGCTCGACTGGTTCGTGCGGCTCGCCGCGACGCTCTAGGAGCGGTCCCGCCGCCACGGCAGCGGCAGCGGGGTGTCCGGCAGGTCCGGCTCCCCGGGCGGCGGCGGCAGTGGCGTCGCCGGTCGCAGCCCGACGACGAGCAGGAAGAGCGACCCGGCGGCGAGAACGAGCGGCCAGCCGACGAGGCCCCCGTCGGCCCCGACGACGAGCAGCCACTCGGCCAGCACCACGATCCCGACGACCACCGGTCCGCGGTGCTCGTCGACCGCGCCGTAGGCGACCAGCCCGAAGCCGGCGGCGAGCCCGAGCAGCTCCCAGCCCGTCCCGAGCCCCACCTCGACGCCGCCCGCCGGTCCGCCCGCGAGCCGCAGCAGGAACCCGACGCCCTCCAGCGCGGCGCTCGCCAGGATCGCCCCGACCGCGACCCCGGCCGCGTTGGCGAGCTGGGCGGCGTGCGCCGGACGCCGGTCGCGTCGCGCGAGCGCGACGAGCGCGAGGACGACCGCGCAGACGAGCAGCAGCCGCCGGTAGCCCGCCGGGGACGGGTCGCCGACCGTCTCGGCGGCGGAGAGCACGAGCACGATGCCCGACAGGGCCGCCAGCAGCGTCAGCGCCGCGGTGTACCGCGCCCGCGCCCACACGACCGCGACGGCCATCAGCACCGCGGAGGTCCACAGCAGCGTCGTCGCCTGCGCGAGCTCGGCATCGAGCAGCTCGACCACGTCCCGGAGCGCGACGAGCGTCAGGAACCACGTGCACAGGTACAGCGCGACCTGGTAGCCGCGTGGGCTCGTGGGCTCGGTCGGGGAGCGCCAGGCGATCGTCGTCAGCAGCGCCAGCACCACGACCGTGATCGCCAGTCGGCCGCCCGCCCCGAGGTCGTCCTGCAGGCGCAGGCTCAGCAGCCCGACGAGGACGGTCAGCGCGACCGCGCCGGCCGCGATCT
Encoded here:
- a CDS encoding DUF4389 domain-containing protein; amino-acid sequence: MAYPITFEADVAERRSRLTTFFRALMVIPHLLVLLVYGLVAVFTIVGAWFALVITGRYPQGLYTFNSGVLRYITRVYAYMYLLTDAYPPFGTGESTDYPVRLAIAPPQPQYSRLKALFRIIVGIPVLIINYVMNLILGFVTIIAWFWIVITGKESKGLHAALSFTLSYNAKANGYFYLLTERYPPFSDDDAGTLTAAPAGGPLDPPAPAGPSTSLGSDIGLPDLPPPPPREDGPSGLTSGDPLR
- a CDS encoding acetoacetate--CoA ligase codes for the protein MSDPAAAPPVLWSPSPERVARAALTPFARWVQETRDVPVTADYHALWRWSVDDVGGFWAAIWEYFDVQHDGSAEPPLGRATMPHAEWFPNAALSFPEHVFRGKDPEALALQHTSELRPLDAWSWGELRERTARIAAGLRALGVGEGDRVVAYLPNLPETVAAFLAVSSLGAIWSSCSPDFGARSVIDRFAQIEPTVLLAVDGYRYGGRDFDRVATLAGLQEELPTVRHTVVLPYLSPAPDLAPLRDATAWDDAFPAGPAAADLTFARVPFRHPLWVLYSSGTTGLPKPIVHGHGGILLELLKKQHLHLDAQADDRVLWFTTTGWMMWNFLVGVLLTEASIVLFDGNPGHPDLGVLWDVAERTGTTTFGTGAAYLAGCLKAGLHPGEGRDLSAIRAVGSTGSPLSPEGFQWVYDELGADTWLFSTSGGTDVCTAFVGGVPTLPVHLGELQAPSLGCKVESWDEDGRPHVGRVGELVLTEPLPSMPVGFWGDEDGSRYRDAYFTYFDVDPPVWRHGDWIELTERGTTIIYGRSDSTINRGGIRMGTSEIYRAVLALDEIVDALVVDVPGREGFPDGWMPLFVVLREGATLDDDLIGRIARRVREDCSPRHVPNEVHAIAEVPRTLSGKVLEVPVKRILMGEAPDRAASRDSLANPAALDWFVRLAATL